One stretch of Methylopila sp. 73B DNA includes these proteins:
- the glmS gene encoding glutamine--fructose-6-phosphate transaminase (isomerizing): MCGIVGILGKGDVAPLLVDSLKRLEYRGYDSAGVATLDGGRVVRARAEGKLRNLEAKLTATPLPGRVGIGHTRWATHGAPTEANAHPHATDRVAVVHNGIIENFRELRAELEADGAVFQSQTDTEVVAHLASRELANGAAPRAAVQATLKRLRGAFALAFIFAGEDDLIIGARRGSPLAIGHGEGENYLGSDAIALAPFTDSVTYLEDGDWVALTRNAVEIFDESGATVVRAGTRAAAAAVMVDKGNHRHFMAKEIAEQPEVVGHTLARYVDMANGRIRLPEGADVDFSRLDRLAISACGTAYYAGLVARYWFEKFARLPVDIDIASEFRYREPPLSPGGLALLISQSGETADTLATLRHCRAQGMRIGAVVNVPTSTIAREADLVFPTVAGVEVGVASTKAFTCQLSVLAALVVKAGRDRGVLSEEDESKLVASLVELPRLMVEALRLEPEIERLAPAFAKAQDVLYLGRGTSFPIALEGALKLKEISYIHAEGYAAGELKHGPIALVDENMPVVVLAPFDHLFEKTASNMQEVAARGGKIVLITDEEGAAHAGETFATLVCPKAYAFVSPMLYALPIQLLAYHTATFMGTDVDQPRNLAKSVTVE, translated from the coding sequence ATGTGCGGCATCGTCGGAATTCTCGGCAAGGGCGACGTCGCCCCGCTTCTGGTCGACAGCCTCAAGCGGCTCGAATACCGCGGCTATGACAGCGCCGGCGTCGCGACGCTGGACGGCGGCCGGGTCGTGCGCGCGCGGGCGGAAGGCAAGCTCCGGAACCTCGAGGCCAAGCTGACGGCGACGCCGCTTCCCGGCCGCGTCGGCATCGGCCACACCCGCTGGGCGACCCACGGCGCGCCGACCGAGGCCAACGCGCATCCGCACGCCACCGACCGCGTCGCCGTGGTCCACAACGGCATCATCGAGAACTTCCGCGAGCTGCGCGCCGAGCTGGAGGCGGACGGCGCCGTGTTCCAGAGCCAGACCGACACCGAGGTCGTCGCCCATCTCGCCTCGCGCGAACTCGCGAACGGCGCGGCGCCCCGCGCCGCGGTGCAGGCGACGCTCAAGCGCCTGCGCGGCGCCTTCGCGCTCGCCTTCATCTTCGCCGGCGAAGACGACCTGATCATCGGCGCGCGCCGCGGCAGCCCGCTCGCGATCGGCCATGGCGAGGGCGAGAACTACCTCGGCTCCGACGCCATCGCGCTCGCGCCCTTCACCGACAGCGTGACCTATCTCGAGGACGGCGACTGGGTGGCGCTGACGCGCAACGCCGTCGAGATCTTCGACGAGAGCGGCGCGACGGTGGTGCGCGCCGGCACGCGCGCCGCGGCCGCCGCGGTCATGGTCGACAAGGGGAACCACCGGCACTTCATGGCGAAGGAGATCGCCGAGCAGCCGGAGGTCGTCGGCCACACGCTCGCCCGCTACGTCGACATGGCGAACGGCCGCATCCGGCTTCCCGAGGGCGCTGACGTCGATTTCTCCAGGCTCGACCGCCTCGCGATCTCGGCCTGCGGCACCGCCTATTACGCCGGGCTGGTGGCGCGCTACTGGTTCGAGAAGTTCGCGCGGCTTCCGGTCGACATCGACATCGCGTCGGAGTTCCGCTACCGCGAGCCGCCGCTGTCGCCGGGCGGGCTGGCGCTGCTCATCTCGCAGTCCGGCGAGACGGCGGACACGCTGGCCACGCTGCGGCACTGCCGCGCGCAGGGCATGCGCATCGGCGCGGTCGTCAACGTGCCGACCTCGACCATCGCCCGCGAGGCGGACCTGGTGTTCCCGACCGTCGCCGGCGTCGAGGTCGGCGTCGCCTCCACCAAGGCCTTCACCTGCCAGCTCAGCGTGCTGGCGGCGCTTGTCGTCAAGGCGGGGCGCGACCGCGGCGTGCTGTCGGAGGAGGACGAGAGCAAGCTCGTGGCGTCCCTCGTCGAGCTGCCGCGGCTGATGGTCGAGGCGCTCAGGCTGGAGCCCGAGATCGAGCGGCTCGCGCCGGCCTTCGCGAAGGCCCAGGACGTGCTCTACCTCGGCCGCGGCACCAGCTTCCCGATCGCGCTCGAAGGCGCGCTCAAGCTGAAGGAGATCTCCTACATCCACGCCGAGGGCTACGCCGCGGGCGAGCTGAAGCACGGGCCGATCGCGCTGGTCGACGAGAACATGCCGGTCGTGGTGCTCGCGCCCTTCGACCATCTGTTCGAAAAGACCGCCTCCAACATGCAGGAGGTCGCGGCGCGCGGCGGCAAGATCGTGCTGATCACCGACGAGGAGGGCGCGGCGCACGCCGGCGAGACCTTCGCGACGCTGGTCTGCCCCAAGGCCTACGCCTTCGTCAGCCCGATGCTCTACGCCCTGCCGATCCAGCTGCTCGCCTATCACACCGCGACCTTCATGGGCACGGACGTCGACCAGCCGCGCAACCTCGCGAAGTCCGTCACGGTGGAGTGA
- a CDS encoding methyl-accepting chemotaxis protein has protein sequence MTNLTIRQRIVMSFLAVLAVLTCMAAVGYVGLEETKRQATAVERHTVPALTSSLRMMAAWTEAQGLLRDLASQPTPAERSRVADAILKNRAGVERLMSAYQETVDSDQDRRNYDALRDLTGRFFELEDATLARASAAGTEVDLRALVARELEAPLAKIRAALETTISFNQSEADHETRMIVSAVSAAELGLVVGFLVALVLSILCGYVLFRSITVPLGKLLRMVGIMREGDFSERLTLSRRDEFTTLADGFNAMADELAALIGQVQRSSIQVNTSITEVAATSKEQQATASEIAATTTEIGATAKEISATSNELVRTMDEVSAVAEQTATLAGGGQAGLSRMEGTMRHVMEAAGAINAKLAALSEKASNINQVVTTITKVADQTNLLSLNAAIEAEKAGQHGRGFAVVATEIRRLADQTAASTYDIEQIVKDIQSAVAGGVMGMDKFSEEVRRGMLDVQQVGGQLSEIIQQVQGLVPRFEIANEGMQAQAVGASQISDALSQLGEAAQQTVESLQQSTLAIDELNLVSTGLRSSIVRFKLRA, from the coding sequence ATGACGAACCTGACCATACGCCAGCGGATCGTTATGAGTTTCCTGGCCGTGCTGGCGGTCCTCACCTGCATGGCGGCCGTCGGCTATGTCGGCCTGGAGGAGACGAAGCGACAGGCGACCGCGGTCGAACGGCACACCGTTCCCGCGCTGACCTCGAGCCTCCGCATGATGGCCGCGTGGACGGAGGCGCAAGGGCTGCTGCGTGACCTGGCGTCGCAGCCGACGCCGGCGGAGCGAAGCCGCGTCGCCGACGCCATCCTCAAGAACCGCGCGGGCGTCGAGCGCCTGATGTCGGCCTATCAGGAGACGGTCGACAGCGACCAGGACCGCCGCAACTACGACGCCCTGCGCGACCTCACCGGCCGGTTCTTCGAGCTCGAGGACGCCACGCTCGCCCGCGCGTCGGCCGCCGGCACGGAGGTCGATCTTCGCGCCCTGGTCGCGAGGGAGCTGGAGGCTCCGCTGGCAAAGATCCGCGCCGCGCTCGAGACGACCATCAGCTTCAACCAGAGCGAAGCCGACCATGAGACGCGGATGATCGTGTCCGCGGTGTCCGCCGCGGAGCTCGGCCTCGTCGTCGGCTTCCTCGTCGCGCTCGTCCTGTCGATCCTCTGCGGCTACGTGCTCTTCCGGTCGATCACGGTTCCGCTCGGCAAGCTGCTGCGGATGGTCGGGATCATGCGCGAGGGCGACTTCAGCGAGCGGTTGACGCTCTCCCGCCGGGACGAGTTCACCACCCTGGCCGACGGCTTCAACGCCATGGCGGACGAGCTGGCCGCGCTGATCGGCCAGGTCCAGCGGTCGAGCATCCAGGTCAACACCTCGATCACCGAGGTCGCCGCCACGTCCAAGGAGCAGCAGGCCACGGCGAGCGAGATCGCGGCGACCACTACGGAGATCGGCGCGACCGCGAAGGAGATCTCGGCCACCTCGAACGAGCTGGTGCGGACCATGGACGAGGTCTCGGCGGTCGCCGAGCAGACGGCGACCCTTGCGGGCGGCGGCCAGGCCGGGCTGTCGCGCATGGAGGGCACCATGCGCCACGTCATGGAGGCGGCCGGCGCGATCAACGCCAAACTCGCGGCGCTGAGCGAGAAGGCGAGCAACATCAACCAGGTCGTGACGACCATCACCAAGGTCGCCGACCAGACCAATCTCCTGTCGCTGAACGCGGCGATCGAGGCCGAGAAGGCGGGCCAGCACGGACGGGGCTTCGCGGTCGTCGCGACCGAGATCCGCAGGCTGGCGGATCAGACCGCGGCCTCGACCTACGACATCGAGCAGATCGTGAAGGACATCCAGTCCGCGGTGGCCGGCGGCGTGATGGGCATGGACAAGTTCTCGGAGGAGGTGCGGCGCGGCATGCTCGACGTGCAGCAGGTCGGCGGCCAGCTGTCCGAGATCATCCAGCAGGTGCAGGGGCTCGTGCCGCGCTTCGAAATCGCCAACGAAGGCATGCAGGCCCAGGCCGTCGGCGCGAGCCAGATCAGCGATGCGCTGTCGCAGCTCGGGGAGGCGGCGCAGCAGACGGTCGAGTCGCTGCAGCAGTCCACGCTCGCGATCGACGAGCTCAATCTGGTCTCGACCGGGCTTCGCAGCTCGATCGTCCGCTTCAAGCTGCGCGCCTGA
- a CDS encoding chemotaxis protein CheW, translating into MLFLMFHIGRDRFVLDAEQVERVLPLMEAKSLPGAPPEVVGIINYRGAPTPLIDLSRLALGRPSERVMSTRIILARYPGRGEGHDRLALCAERVIKTIHRDPADFVATGVEAGSPAYLGPVASDADGFIQWIRVEALLADEVRNLLFQRAGAPA; encoded by the coding sequence GTGCTGTTCCTGATGTTCCACATCGGCCGGGATCGCTTCGTCCTCGACGCCGAGCAGGTCGAGCGGGTGCTGCCGCTGATGGAGGCGAAGAGCCTGCCCGGCGCGCCTCCGGAGGTGGTCGGGATCATCAACTACCGCGGCGCGCCGACGCCTTTGATCGACCTCAGCCGCCTCGCGCTGGGGCGGCCGTCAGAGCGCGTGATGAGCACGCGGATCATCCTGGCGCGCTATCCCGGACGGGGGGAGGGCCATGACCGGCTGGCGCTCTGCGCCGAGCGGGTGATCAAGACGATCCACCGCGACCCCGCTGATTTCGTCGCGACCGGCGTCGAGGCCGGCTCGCCCGCCTACCTCGGGCCGGTCGCCTCCGACGCGGACGGCTTCATCCAGTGGATCCGGGTGGAAGCGCTGCTCGCGGACGAGGTCCGCAACCTCCTGTTCCAACGGGCGGGAGCGCCCGCATGA
- a CDS encoding CheR family methyltransferase, translating to MILDEVGRLLREEIGLHVASVGGSVVQYAVKTRMAACGFPEPLDYLQRLSSSRQEMQELINAVIIPETWFFRDREAFVAMVRHARARRRPGSPLRMLSLPCSTGEEPYSLAMAMFDAGFAAADFTIDGVDISTRNIAAATRAVYGRNSFRGTDLAFRSRHFEAVEGGHRPSAAVLNQVKFKAGNLFDPAVTPPVEAYDVIFCRNLLIYFDRELQQRSIGRLRQMLVPGGLLLVGPAESSLPTLHGFVSARTPLAFAFHKQDPAVAEPRPGPPRPRRASAPVAAPGVRLGGVRAPAAPFEAGPKPMVQPTSPAAAKDASELSLTAIQRAADAGRLDEAKRAALAHLAAFGPSADAYYLLGLAHDASQAMAEAIENYRKALYLSPDHRETLAHLALALERRGDAAGAKVLSDRLGRIGDRSRNQ from the coding sequence ATGATCCTGGACGAGGTCGGGCGGCTGCTTCGCGAGGAGATCGGCCTGCACGTCGCGAGCGTCGGCGGATCGGTGGTCCAGTACGCCGTGAAGACCCGCATGGCGGCCTGCGGCTTTCCCGAGCCGCTCGACTACCTCCAACGGCTTTCGAGCTCGCGGCAGGAAATGCAGGAGCTGATCAACGCAGTCATCATCCCGGAAACCTGGTTCTTCCGGGACCGCGAAGCCTTCGTCGCCATGGTCCGCCACGCCCGGGCGCGCCGCCGGCCGGGATCGCCTCTGCGCATGCTCAGCCTTCCCTGCTCCACCGGCGAGGAGCCCTATTCGCTCGCGATGGCGATGTTCGACGCGGGCTTCGCGGCGGCGGACTTCACGATCGACGGCGTCGACATCTCGACGCGGAACATCGCCGCGGCGACCCGCGCGGTCTATGGCCGGAACTCGTTTCGCGGGACCGACCTCGCGTTCCGCAGCCGCCATTTCGAGGCCGTCGAGGGCGGCCACCGGCCAAGCGCCGCCGTGCTCAACCAGGTGAAGTTCAAGGCCGGGAACTTGTTCGATCCCGCCGTGACGCCGCCGGTCGAAGCCTATGACGTCATCTTCTGCCGCAACCTCCTGATCTATTTCGACCGCGAGCTGCAGCAGCGCTCGATCGGCCGGCTTCGGCAGATGCTGGTTCCCGGCGGGCTCCTGCTGGTCGGCCCCGCGGAGTCGAGCCTGCCGACCCTCCATGGCTTCGTGTCCGCCCGCACCCCGCTCGCCTTCGCCTTCCACAAGCAGGACCCGGCGGTCGCCGAGCCGCGCCCCGGCCCGCCGCGACCGCGGCGCGCGTCTGCGCCGGTCGCCGCCCCGGGCGTCCGCTTAGGCGGCGTCCGGGCCCCGGCGGCGCCATTTGAGGCGGGTCCGAAGCCGATGGTCCAGCCGACGTCGCCCGCTGCGGCGAAGGACGCCTCCGAGCTGAGCCTGACGGCGATCCAGCGCGCGGCGGACGCCGGGCGGCTGGACGAAGCCAAGCGGGCGGCGCTCGCGCACCTCGCGGCGTTCGGGCCGTCCGCCGACGCCTACTACCTCCTTGGGCTCGCCCACGACGCCAGCCAGGCGATGGCCGAGGCGATCGAGAACTACCGCAAGGCGCTCTATCTTTCGCCGGACCACCGCGAGACGCTGGCGCACCTCGCGCTGGCGCTGGAGCGCCGGGGCGACGCGGCGGGAGCGAAGGTGCTGTCCGATCGCCTCGGCCGCATCGGGGATAGGAGCAGGAACCAATGA
- a CDS encoding chemotaxis protein CheW encodes MTGASGGGRPGGSPAAAGGEIAGGLLERPLPTGYLEEWARHFAERAGEGAAEDESDARAALLFRIGDEWLALPTDHLHEVAQPRRTHSLPHRRDDLVLGIVNVRGELLVCVSLSALLGISAGAAEAGERSRAGPRLVVIGRDGHRVAFPVDEVHGVHRYSARDVVALPATIGKAVSSYAVGMIAWKGRAIGRLDDALILETLDRSMS; translated from the coding sequence ATGACCGGCGCGAGCGGGGGCGGCAGGCCGGGCGGATCTCCCGCAGCCGCCGGAGGCGAGATCGCGGGCGGGCTGCTCGAGCGCCCGCTGCCGACGGGATACCTCGAGGAATGGGCGCGCCATTTCGCCGAACGCGCAGGCGAGGGCGCCGCGGAGGACGAGAGCGACGCCCGCGCGGCGCTGCTGTTCCGCATCGGCGATGAGTGGCTGGCCCTGCCGACCGATCACCTTCACGAGGTCGCGCAGCCGCGGCGCACGCACTCGCTTCCGCACCGGCGGGACGATCTGGTGCTCGGCATCGTCAACGTTCGCGGGGAGCTGCTCGTCTGCGTGTCGCTGTCCGCCCTGTTGGGGATTTCCGCCGGAGCCGCGGAGGCCGGCGAGCGGTCCAGGGCGGGGCCGCGGCTCGTGGTGATCGGACGCGACGGCCACCGCGTCGCCTTTCCGGTGGACGAGGTCCACGGCGTGCACCGCTACTCCGCGCGCGACGTCGTCGCCTTGCCGGCGACGATCGGCAAGGCCGTCTCCTCCTATGCCGTGGGGATGATCGCGTGGAAGGGCCGCGCGATCGGTCGGCTGGACGACGCGCTGATCCTCGAGACGCTCGATCGGAGCATGTCGTGA
- a CDS encoding hybrid sensor histidine kinase/response regulator, whose amino-acid sequence MSGEDLSQFSMLDLFRAELDAQSQALTAGLLALERDPVAPDHLESCMRAAHSLKGAARIIDLDPAVRVAHAMEECLVAAQHGRLGLTRDHIDALLKGVDVLGVAASEPPAGGAGAEPQIALFLQALEQASNRGAAADARPSSEPQEQMAPALSALEPPQSAAGADRMVRITAQAMTRLLGLAGESLMEARRLRPFADRLVRQKRRHRDLAKAVDGLRAALGPIDPDDRAARALAEVQDKLAQSEDFFIERLAELDSIDRRATDLANRLYTETLSSRMRPFEDGVRHFSRAVRDLARSLGKEARLEIVGGGAGIDRDILDQLDAPLGHLLRNAVDHGLETPEERVAAGKPREGVIRLEARHHAGLLQVIVADDGQGVDVERVRAAVLANGLVTEETVGDLGEAELLEFLFLPGFSMKTTVSDVSGRGVGLDAVQSMVKQVRGLTTVSSTPGEGAQFQLQLPLTLSVIRTLLVEIADEPYALPLAGITRTLKLPRADIELLEGRPHFRFGERQVGLITAHEILGRGDARPDAAELSVVVLGDGETSYGLIVDRFLGERELVVRPLDPRLAKVKDISAAALIEDGSPVLIIDVDDLLRSAEKIASSGRLRTLQRASAAADRARRKRVLVVDDSLTVRELERKILDHHGYEVEVAVDGMDGWNVVRSEPFDLVVTDIDMPRMDGIELVTLIKRDARLRSVPVMIVSYKDREEDRRRGLDAGADYYLTKGSFHDDTLIHAVVDLVGPASG is encoded by the coding sequence GTGAGCGGCGAGGACCTCAGCCAGTTCTCGATGCTGGACCTCTTCCGCGCCGAACTCGACGCGCAGTCTCAGGCGCTGACGGCCGGGCTGCTCGCCCTCGAGCGCGACCCCGTCGCGCCCGATCATCTCGAAAGCTGCATGCGGGCCGCGCATTCGCTGAAGGGCGCCGCCCGCATCATCGACCTCGATCCGGCGGTCCGCGTCGCCCACGCCATGGAGGAATGCCTCGTCGCGGCGCAGCACGGCCGGCTGGGCCTCACGCGCGACCACATCGACGCGCTGCTGAAGGGCGTCGACGTGCTTGGCGTCGCCGCCTCCGAGCCGCCGGCCGGCGGGGCGGGCGCGGAGCCGCAGATCGCTCTGTTTCTGCAGGCTCTGGAGCAGGCTTCGAACAGGGGAGCCGCGGCGGACGCGAGGCCCTCGAGCGAGCCCCAGGAGCAAATGGCGCCGGCCCTCTCCGCCTTGGAGCCTCCGCAAAGCGCGGCGGGGGCTGACCGCATGGTCCGCATCACCGCGCAGGCGATGACTAGGCTGCTGGGGCTTGCGGGCGAATCCCTGATGGAGGCGCGCCGTCTGCGCCCCTTCGCCGATCGCCTGGTGCGTCAGAAACGGCGTCACCGCGACCTCGCCAAGGCGGTGGACGGACTGCGGGCGGCGCTCGGGCCGATCGATCCGGACGACCGCGCCGCGCGCGCGCTCGCCGAGGTGCAGGACAAGCTCGCGCAGAGCGAGGACTTCTTCATCGAGCGCCTCGCCGAGCTCGACTCCATCGACCGACGCGCGACCGACCTCGCCAACCGGCTCTACACCGAGACCCTGTCGAGCCGCATGCGGCCGTTCGAGGACGGCGTGCGGCACTTCTCGCGCGCCGTGCGCGACCTCGCGCGGTCGTTGGGCAAGGAGGCCCGGCTGGAGATCGTCGGCGGCGGGGCCGGCATCGACCGCGACATCCTCGACCAGCTCGACGCGCCCCTCGGCCACCTCTTGCGCAACGCCGTCGACCACGGCCTCGAGACCCCGGAGGAGCGCGTCGCGGCGGGCAAGCCCCGCGAGGGCGTGATCCGGCTCGAGGCCCGGCACCACGCCGGGCTGCTCCAGGTGATCGTCGCCGACGACGGCCAGGGCGTCGACGTCGAGCGGGTGCGGGCCGCGGTGCTGGCCAACGGCCTGGTGACGGAAGAGACGGTCGGCGACCTCGGCGAGGCGGAGCTGCTCGAGTTCCTGTTCCTGCCGGGCTTCTCGATGAAGACGACGGTGAGCGACGTCTCCGGCCGCGGCGTGGGGCTCGACGCCGTGCAGAGCATGGTCAAGCAGGTTCGCGGATTGACCACGGTGTCGTCCACCCCCGGCGAGGGCGCCCAGTTCCAGCTGCAGCTTCCGCTGACGCTTTCGGTGATCCGGACCCTGCTTGTGGAGATCGCCGACGAGCCCTACGCGCTTCCGCTCGCGGGGATCACCCGCACGCTGAAGCTCCCCCGCGCGGACATCGAGCTGCTGGAGGGCCGGCCGCATTTCCGGTTCGGCGAGCGGCAGGTCGGGCTGATCACCGCGCACGAGATCCTCGGCCGCGGCGACGCGCGGCCGGACGCGGCCGAGCTGTCCGTCGTGGTCCTCGGCGACGGCGAGACCTCCTACGGCCTGATCGTGGACCGCTTCCTCGGCGAGCGGGAGCTCGTCGTGCGGCCGCTCGACCCCCGGCTCGCGAAGGTGAAGGACATCAGCGCCGCCGCCCTGATCGAGGACGGCTCGCCGGTGCTGATCATCGACGTCGACGACCTGCTCCGCTCGGCCGAGAAGATCGCGTCGTCGGGCCGGCTCCGCACGCTGCAGCGCGCGTCGGCCGCGGCGGACCGCGCGCGGCGCAAGCGCGTGCTGGTCGTGGACGACTCGCTCACGGTCCGCGAGCTCGAACGCAAGATCCTCGACCACCACGGCTACGAAGTGGAGGTGGCGGTCGACGGCATGGACGGCTGGAACGTCGTGCGGTCCGAGCCGTTCGATCTGGTGGTGACCGACATCGACATGCCCCGCATGGACGGCATCGAACTCGTCACGCTGATCAAGCGCGACGCCCGGCTGCGGAGCGTGCCCGTGATGATCGTCTCCTACAAGGACCGCGAGGAGGACCGCCGGCGCGGTCTGGACGCGGGCGCGGACTACTACCTCACGAAGGGCAGCTTCCACGACGACACGCTGATCCACGCCGTGGTCGACCTCGTCGGTCCGGCGTCGGGGTGA
- a CDS encoding chemotaxis response regulator protein-glutamate methylesterase gives MRIGVVNDLPMAVELLRRIVVSAPSHELAWTAANGREAVEACRRDRPDLVLMDLTMPEMGGVEATRQIMAETPCPILLVTASVDANVPGVFEAMGHGALDAVDLPSVGPGETFGSQVSLLLAKITMIGKLTGEPLRPRRRTDDEAAAARSARKLVVIGASAGGPAAVATLLGGLPEDFPAALVLVQHVDAKFASGLADWLGLHTKLEVRPAREGDCPKVGAVLVAATSDHLVFKSSSELSYVSEPRDYPYRPSVDVFFESVATKWQGQVFGVLLTGMGRDGARGLKSLRDKNHLTIAQDQATSAVYGMPKAAAALGAAVEILPLGAIAPRLVAACALKA, from the coding sequence ATGAGGATCGGCGTCGTCAACGACCTGCCGATGGCGGTGGAGCTGCTCCGCCGGATCGTCGTCTCGGCGCCCAGCCATGAGCTCGCCTGGACCGCGGCCAACGGACGCGAGGCGGTGGAGGCCTGCCGGCGCGACCGGCCGGACCTCGTGCTGATGGATCTGACCATGCCGGAGATGGGCGGCGTCGAGGCGACGCGCCAGATCATGGCGGAGACGCCGTGCCCAATCCTGCTGGTCACCGCGAGCGTCGACGCCAACGTGCCCGGAGTGTTCGAGGCCATGGGCCACGGCGCTCTCGACGCGGTCGACCTGCCGTCGGTCGGGCCGGGCGAGACCTTCGGGTCGCAGGTCTCGCTGCTCCTGGCGAAGATCACGATGATCGGCAAGTTGACGGGCGAGCCTCTGCGCCCGCGGCGGCGGACTGACGACGAGGCCGCCGCCGCGCGGTCGGCGCGCAAGCTCGTCGTCATCGGCGCCTCCGCCGGCGGCCCGGCCGCCGTCGCGACCCTCTTGGGAGGATTGCCTGAAGATTTTCCTGCCGCTCTGGTGCTGGTCCAGCACGTCGACGCGAAGTTCGCCTCGGGGCTGGCCGACTGGCTGGGGCTGCACACCAAACTGGAGGTTCGGCCAGCGCGGGAAGGCGATTGTCCCAAAGTGGGAGCTGTGCTCGTCGCCGCGACCAGCGACCACCTTGTATTCAAGTCGTCGTCCGAACTAAGCTACGTCTCGGAGCCGCGTGATTACCCATATCGGCCGTCTGTAGACGTGTTCTTCGAAAGCGTTGCAACCAAATGGCAAGGCCAAGTGTTTGGCGTATTGCTTACCGGGATGGGCCGGGACGGAGCGCGCGGGCTAAAATCACTTCGGGACAAGAATCATCTCACTATTGCGCAGGACCAGGCCACCAGCGCGGTCTACGGCATGCCGAAAGCCGCCGCCGCGCTTGGAGCCGCCGTCGAGATCCTGCCGCTTGGCGCGATCGCGCCGCGGCTGGTCGCGGCCTGCGCGCTGAAAGCCTGA
- a CDS encoding diguanylate cyclase, whose product MTQDQDPIAMVVPPAADNYLSMVLLVDDQVLICEAVRRALAEEPDMDLHYCTNSRDAVRTAQDLKPTVILQDLVMPGIDGLDLLRTYRATPSLHAVPVIVLSAKDEASTKSEAFRAGANDYLVKLPDRIELIARIRHQTRAYLDHVQRDAAYSALRESQRQLMNANLELQRLTQIDGLTNLGNRRYFNEYMQAEWRRALRSEASIAVLMIDVDRFKGYNDAYGHLAGDEVLKRLAAVINTGASRASDLAARFGGEEFIVVLPGATIDGAGAVADRLVRSVRDLGISHGEGVVTISVGVAAMVPGVGTSARDLVNAADVALFRAKEAGRDRVEPHIAA is encoded by the coding sequence ATGACCCAGGACCAAGATCCCATCGCGATGGTCGTGCCGCCGGCGGCGGACAACTATCTCTCGATGGTGCTGCTGGTGGACGACCAGGTGCTGATCTGCGAGGCCGTGCGGCGGGCGCTGGCCGAAGAGCCGGACATGGATCTCCACTACTGCACCAACTCCCGCGACGCGGTCCGCACCGCCCAGGACCTGAAGCCGACGGTGATCCTGCAGGACCTCGTCATGCCGGGAATCGACGGGCTCGATCTGCTGCGGACGTACCGGGCGACGCCGTCGTTGCACGCGGTTCCGGTCATCGTCCTGTCCGCGAAGGACGAGGCGAGCACCAAGAGCGAGGCGTTCCGCGCCGGCGCGAACGACTATCTCGTCAAGCTCCCGGATCGGATCGAGCTGATCGCGCGCATTCGCCACCAGACCCGCGCCTACCTCGACCACGTCCAGCGCGACGCGGCCTACAGCGCGCTGCGCGAGAGCCAGCGCCAGCTGATGAACGCCAATCTGGAGCTTCAAAGGCTGACGCAGATCGACGGCCTGACCAACCTCGGCAACCGTCGTTACTTCAACGAATACATGCAGGCGGAATGGCGCCGGGCGCTTCGCAGCGAGGCGTCGATCGCGGTGCTGATGATCGATGTCGATCGTTTCAAGGGCTACAACGACGCCTACGGCCACCTGGCGGGGGACGAGGTCCTGAAGCGGCTCGCCGCGGTCATCAACACCGGCGCGAGCCGCGCCAGCGACCTCGCGGCGCGCTTCGGCGGCGAGGAGTTCATCGTTGTCCTGCCCGGGGCGACGATCGACGGGGCCGGCGCGGTGGCTGACCGCCTGGTTCGAAGCGTGCGCGATCTCGGCATTTCTCATGGCGAGGGGGTGGTCACAATCAGCGTGGGCGTCGCCGCCATGGTTCCAGGCGTCGGCACATCCGCGCGCGACCTCGTCAACGCGGCCGACGTCGCGCTTTTCCGCGCCAAGGAGGCGGGGCGGGACAGGGTGGAGCCGCACATCGCGGCCTGA